The following coding sequences are from one Formosa haliotis window:
- a CDS encoding VOC family protein, whose amino-acid sequence MTLGAFSISLNVKNINISKQFYETLGFTVFAGDLEKNYLIMKNGPTLIGLFQGMFDKNILTFNPGWDQDAKTLKDFDDIRAIQKQLKDQGVTLSTEVDENTKGPGNIIIMDPDGNPILLDQHV is encoded by the coding sequence ATGACATTAGGTGCTTTTTCCATTAGTTTAAACGTAAAAAACATAAACATTTCTAAACAGTTTTACGAAACTCTAGGGTTTACGGTTTTTGCTGGCGATTTGGAAAAAAATTACCTCATCATGAAAAATGGTCCAACGTTAATTGGTCTGTTTCAAGGCATGTTCGATAAAAACATCCTCACATTCAATCCGGGATGGGATCAAGATGCCAAAACCTTGAAAGATTTTGATGACATAAGAGCTATTCAAAAACAATTAAAAGATCAAGGTGTAACCTTATCTACAGAGGTTGATGAAAATACCAAAGGTCCTGGAAATATTATTATCATGGACCCCGATGGTAACCCGATTTTATTAGATCAACATGTGTAA
- a CDS encoding 2-hydroxyacid dehydrogenase has protein sequence MKIAFFSTKSYDRESFDAHNTNHQDITYYEASLNKHTVNLTQGFDAVCAFVNDHLDADILEKLKLNGIKLVAMRCAGFNNVDLKAAQAQNIKIVRVPSYSPMAVAEHATALILTLNRKTHKAYNRVREGNFSLERLTGFDLFGKTVGVVGTGKIGQFFSKIMLGFGCKVIAFDLYPSEELKALGVTYVSMDDLLKTSDIISLHCPLTEDTHHIIDKTAFSKMKKGAMLINTSRGALIDTVEAIEALKNKTLEYFGIDVYEQEEKLFFQDLSENIIMDDVISRLISFPNVLITSHQGFLTHEALDQIALVTLNNLEAFEKGEALENEVKLTE, from the coding sequence ATGAAAATAGCCTTCTTCAGCACAAAATCTTACGATCGCGAAAGTTTTGATGCGCATAACACCAATCACCAAGACATCACCTATTACGAAGCCTCATTAAACAAACATACGGTTAATTTAACCCAAGGTTTCGATGCCGTTTGCGCGTTTGTTAACGATCATTTAGATGCTGACATTCTAGAGAAACTCAAACTAAACGGCATAAAACTTGTCGCTATGCGTTGTGCAGGATTTAACAATGTCGATTTAAAGGCGGCTCAAGCTCAAAACATAAAAATTGTTCGTGTACCATCGTATTCCCCTATGGCGGTTGCCGAGCATGCCACAGCCTTAATTTTAACTTTGAACAGAAAAACACATAAGGCGTATAACCGCGTTCGTGAAGGAAATTTTTCGTTAGAACGATTAACCGGTTTCGATTTATTTGGAAAAACCGTAGGTGTGGTAGGAACAGGTAAAATTGGTCAGTTTTTTAGTAAAATCATGCTAGGTTTTGGTTGTAAGGTTATTGCATTCGATCTTTACCCTTCAGAAGAATTAAAGGCTCTAGGAGTCACCTATGTGAGTATGGACGACCTATTAAAAACATCAGATATTATTTCTTTACATTGTCCACTAACAGAAGACACCCATCATATTATTGATAAAACAGCTTTTTCTAAAATGAAAAAAGGCGCCATGTTAATTAACACCAGCCGAGGTGCTCTAATTGATACGGTTGAAGCCATTGAGGCTTTAAAAAATAAAACCCTTGAGTATTTTGGTATTGATGTTTACGAGCAAGAAGAAAAATTGTTTTTCCAAGATCTTTCAGAAAACATTATTATGGACGATGTGATTTCTCGCTTAATTTCGTTTCCAAATGTATTAATTACATCGCATCAAGGTTTTTTAACCCACGAAGCTTTAGACCAAATTGCATTGGTTACGCTAAACAATTTAGAGGCCTTTGAAAAGGGAGAAGCACTAGAAAACGAGGTAAAGTTAACAGAGTAA
- a CDS encoding M20/M25/M40 family metallo-hydrolase, translating to MSRNFTLLFFFIFLSVHIQSQNKVSEYTILSEEGDITIEQALSKYLQFKSISGNEKEAGEWLKNLCLKNGLYVTQMGDTNNNYNFAASIYPLSSGLPNIILLNHIDVIPSGDVSKWEHGPFSGDITETEIWGRGAFDNKGNGIMHLFSTIKIAQEYGNKNMPYNVTFLAVSCEETQCEGGATYVTQNYFKALNPAVVLGEGPPAFNDVLKSHPEQNLFGISITNKRPLWLELSLKVKTSAHGSISPLNYANKDMIEALDNIIGEPQKVVYNETNINILKQLGQWEKGISALALKHPRLFKVFIVPQLRKKPELFSLFSNSITLTSVNSHNDVVNVIPEEITALLDCRLLPHKTNEEFIAGLKDKLDNTNIEVKVIREMPIIPPSSDKSIFFAKIKEAVKKNYPQSSTLSASVPNYNDVSYFRAQGINSFCFTPIQLDRHYLERIHNTNERIPRGVLSKGMQTYIDFIKGCFSL from the coding sequence ATGAGTCGAAACTTTACGTTGCTTTTCTTCTTTATTTTTCTTTCTGTACACATACAAAGTCAAAATAAAGTTTCGGAATACACCATCCTATCAGAGGAAGGCGATATAACTATTGAACAGGCTCTTAGTAAATATCTTCAATTTAAATCGATTAGCGGAAACGAAAAAGAAGCTGGAGAATGGCTAAAAAATTTGTGCCTTAAAAATGGTCTATATGTTACCCAAATGGGCGATACCAATAATAATTATAATTTTGCTGCTTCTATTTACCCTTTAAGTAGCGGGTTACCCAACATTATTTTATTAAATCATATTGATGTTATTCCATCTGGAGATGTCTCAAAATGGGAGCACGGACCCTTTTCTGGAGATATTACCGAAACCGAAATTTGGGGACGAGGTGCTTTCGACAATAAAGGGAATGGCATTATGCATTTATTTAGTACCATTAAAATTGCACAGGAATACGGCAATAAAAACATGCCTTATAATGTGACCTTTTTAGCCGTCTCTTGCGAGGAAACGCAGTGCGAAGGCGGTGCAACATACGTTACGCAAAATTATTTTAAAGCACTTAACCCTGCAGTAGTTTTAGGCGAAGGTCCACCTGCTTTTAACGATGTTTTAAAATCGCATCCAGAGCAAAATTTATTTGGTATTTCTATTACTAATAAACGGCCATTGTGGTTAGAGTTATCTTTAAAAGTTAAAACATCGGCTCACGGCTCAATCTCGCCTTTAAACTACGCCAATAAAGACATGATTGAAGCTTTAGACAACATTATTGGAGAGCCGCAAAAAGTAGTCTATAACGAAACAAATATTAATATTTTAAAGCAATTAGGCCAATGGGAAAAAGGGATTTCTGCTCTCGCATTAAAGCACCCTCGACTTTTTAAAGTCTTTATAGTGCCTCAATTAAGAAAAAAGCCAGAATTATTTTCATTGTTTTCAAATTCAATAACCCTAACTAGTGTGAATAGCCATAACGATGTTGTTAATGTTATTCCTGAAGAAATTACGGCATTATTAGACTGCAGATTACTTCCGCATAAAACAAATGAAGAGTTTATAGCAGGTTTAAAAGACAAATTAGACAATACAAATATAGAGGTTAAGGTGATAAGAGAAATGCCTATTATCCCTCCGTCTAGCGATAAATCTATCTTTTTTGCCAAAATTAAAGAGGCGGTTAAAAAGAACTACCCACAATCTAGCACCTTAAGTGCTTCGGTACCTAATTATAACGATGTGAGTTATTTTAGAGCCCAAGGCATTAACTCTTTTTGTTTTACCCCAATACAACTAGACCGACACTATTTAGAGCGTATTCACAACACTAACGAACGTATTCCACGAGGCGTTTTAAGCAAAGGGATGCAAACGTATATTGATTTTATAAAAGGATGTTTTAGTTTGTAA
- the rodA gene encoding rod shape-determining protein RodA, with protein sequence MIRETNRHFSFDWITIIIFMMLVGFGWLNIVSASHIGETVDYFDFSQAYGKQLMFIGLTLGLIVIILAIEAKFYERFASVIYVVSMLSLVGLFIFGKNVNGATSWYGIGGMTLQPSEFAKAATALAVAKYVSDLQTDIRRFPDQIKTFIIILIPAFLILLQNDAGSTIVYGAFFFVLYREGLPKIYLTLAVSVLCISIFSLKFGPIITSILAAGVVFTQYFISKKKPVILQPILITLLAVVMSVGVHFFYDSVLQPHQKDRISLWLRLEKDPAKLAEMRRDILYNLYESEKAISSGGIGGRGFLEGTRTTGKFVPEQHTDYIFSTVGEEWGFVGSAMVVILFVLLMLRILHLAELQKSQFSRVYGYSVASIMFLHFMINIGMVMGLIPTIGIPLPFFSYGGSGLWGFTILLFIFIKLDSNRINEW encoded by the coding sequence ATGATTAGAGAAACTAACAGACATTTTTCTTTCGATTGGATAACCATCATAATTTTCATGATGCTTGTAGGGTTTGGCTGGCTAAATATCGTATCTGCATCTCATATAGGAGAAACAGTAGATTATTTTGATTTTTCTCAAGCCTACGGTAAACAACTCATGTTTATTGGTTTAACACTAGGCTTAATCGTTATTATTTTAGCCATAGAAGCCAAATTTTACGAACGGTTTGCTAGTGTTATTTATGTGGTATCCATGCTCTCTTTGGTCGGGCTATTTATTTTTGGTAAAAATGTTAACGGAGCCACCTCGTGGTATGGCATTGGAGGTATGACCTTACAACCCAGTGAATTTGCTAAAGCGGCAACGGCCTTGGCTGTAGCGAAATACGTAAGTGATTTACAAACCGATATTCGCAGGTTCCCAGATCAAATTAAAACTTTTATTATAATACTAATTCCTGCATTTTTAATTCTATTGCAAAACGATGCGGGAAGTACTATTGTTTATGGCGCTTTCTTTTTCGTACTATATCGCGAAGGCCTGCCAAAAATTTATTTAACCTTAGCGGTTAGTGTGCTTTGTATTTCTATTTTTTCATTAAAATTTGGCCCAATAATTACATCTATTCTTGCGGCAGGGGTTGTATTTACTCAATATTTTATCAGCAAAAAAAAACCAGTCATTTTACAACCCATACTAATTACATTGTTAGCTGTAGTGATGTCTGTTGGGGTGCATTTCTTTTACGATTCGGTGCTTCAACCGCATCAAAAAGACAGGATAAGCTTATGGCTCCGACTAGAAAAAGACCCAGCTAAATTGGCAGAGATGCGCCGAGACATTCTTTATAATTTATACGAATCTGAAAAGGCCATTAGCTCTGGTGGAATTGGAGGAAGAGGATTTCTAGAAGGCACACGAACTACTGGAAAATTTGTTCCAGAACAACACACCGACTATATTTTTAGTACTGTTGGAGAAGAATGGGGCTTTGTAGGTAGCGCCATGGTAGTTATTTTATTCGTGTTGCTTATGCTACGCATTCTTCATTTAGCTGAATTGCAAAAATCTCAATTTAGCAGAGTGTATGGTTACTCTGTAGCCTCTATTATGTTTCTGCACTTTATGATTAATATAGGCATGGTTATGGGCCTAATTCCTACTATTGGTATTCCATTGCCTTTCTTTAGCTACGGAGGGTCTGGACTTTGGGGATTCACCATCCTACTTTTCATTTTCATAAAATTAGATTCCAACAGAATTAACGAATGGTAA
- the mrdA gene encoding penicillin-binding protein 2 codes for MRQFLLFFTIIFVGIIFISRLFYLQVYNSSANDLYADNAIRKVYDYPKRGFVYDRNGTLLVSNQSSYDVMVIPREVKPLDTVEFCNLLKIDKAQFIKTYNKAYHYSPRLPSVFVSHLSKEDYAVLQEKMRKFEGFYIQKRSLRHYEASIGANVLGDIGEVNNAIIKKQPYYKMGDLIGKQGIELSYEEELRGKKGIKFIQKNRFNKNIGPYKEGKFDTLPEPGKDVKITIDATLQAYGEQLMQHKHGGIIAIEPSTGEILTMISAPTYDPNSLVGRKRSRNFTKLYNDSIAKPLYDRGLLAQYPPGSPFKVLNALIGLQEGVVTTKDQFTCHHGYSYGNRKMGCHSHASPLAMNVGIYESCNAYFANVYRRIIEKYDTPYEGMNVWNKHVTSFGLGDYLGYDLKIGSPGRIPSGDFYDKWYGKNRWRTTFTLSNAIGQGEIEATPIQLANMVAAIANRGYFYTPHIIKSIEGQEIDAHFTTPRHTTIDKENFEPVIQGMFDVYNKGTAASLQVKGIEICGKTGTAENFVKIDGKKTQLTDHSIFVAFAPKDNPKIAIAVFVENGYWGSRFAGRIASLMIEKYLRGSITRTDMETWILSHSLEHEYEKPYSGEPFKINRGTTLETVEPKLIKNDHLAPVTP; via the coding sequence ATGAGGCAATTTTTATTATTTTTCACCATTATTTTTGTTGGAATTATCTTTATTTCGAGACTGTTTTACCTTCAGGTTTACAATTCGTCTGCGAACGATTTATATGCCGATAATGCCATCAGAAAAGTTTACGATTACCCAAAACGAGGCTTTGTTTACGACAGAAACGGAACGCTTTTAGTTTCTAACCAATCGTCTTACGATGTTATGGTTATTCCTCGCGAAGTTAAACCCTTAGACACGGTAGAGTTTTGCAATCTTTTAAAAATAGACAAAGCACAATTTATAAAAACCTATAATAAAGCTTACCACTATTCACCACGACTACCTTCGGTTTTTGTGTCTCATCTGTCTAAAGAAGACTATGCTGTACTTCAAGAAAAAATGCGAAAATTTGAAGGATTTTATATTCAAAAACGCTCGCTTCGCCATTATGAAGCTTCTATTGGAGCTAATGTTTTAGGCGATATTGGTGAAGTTAACAATGCCATCATTAAAAAACAGCCCTATTACAAAATGGGAGATTTAATAGGCAAGCAAGGCATTGAATTGTCTTATGAAGAAGAATTACGCGGAAAAAAAGGAATTAAGTTTATTCAGAAAAACCGATTCAACAAAAACATAGGCCCCTATAAAGAAGGGAAATTTGACACGCTTCCCGAACCTGGAAAAGATGTAAAGATTACAATTGATGCCACCTTACAAGCCTATGGCGAACAATTAATGCAACATAAACACGGCGGAATTATAGCCATAGAACCTAGTACCGGCGAAATTTTAACTATGATTTCTGCGCCTACCTACGATCCTAATTCTTTAGTAGGGAGAAAACGATCTAGAAATTTCACAAAATTATACAACGATTCTATAGCCAAACCGCTATACGATCGCGGCTTATTAGCGCAATATCCTCCAGGGTCACCTTTTAAAGTATTAAACGCGCTTATAGGTTTACAAGAAGGTGTGGTTACCACCAAAGATCAATTTACTTGCCACCATGGGTATAGTTACGGAAACCGAAAAATGGGGTGTCACTCGCACGCTAGTCCGTTAGCCATGAATGTTGGAATTTACGAATCTTGCAATGCTTATTTTGCAAATGTATATAGACGAATCATTGAAAAATACGACACGCCTTATGAAGGGATGAATGTATGGAACAAGCATGTAACAAGTTTTGGTCTTGGAGATTATTTAGGATATGACCTAAAAATTGGAAGTCCGGGACGAATTCCGAGTGGTGACTTTTACGATAAATGGTACGGTAAAAACCGATGGCGAACTACCTTTACCCTATCGAATGCCATTGGTCAGGGAGAAATAGAGGCAACACCTATTCAGTTGGCAAATATGGTTGCTGCCATTGCCAATCGCGGTTATTTTTATACCCCTCACATTATAAAGTCTATAGAAGGTCAAGAAATAGATGCTCATTTTACAACGCCTAGGCATACCACTATCGATAAGGAAAATTTTGAACCTGTAATTCAAGGTATGTTCGATGTTTACAATAAAGGTACCGCGGCAAGTCTTCAAGTTAAAGGCATTGAAATTTGTGGAAAAACGGGTACTGCCGAAAATTTTGTAAAAATAGACGGCAAGAAAACCCAGTTAACAGACCATTCTATTTTCGTAGCTTTTGCACCAAAAGACAACCCTAAAATTGCCATTGCGGTGTTTGTTGAAAACGGGTATTGGGGTAGCCGATTTGCAGGTAGAATTGCCAGCTTAATGATCGAAAAATATTTACGTGGCAGTATTACCAGAACCGATATGGAAACATGGATCCTTTCTCATAGTTTAGAACATGAATACGAAAAACCATATTCTGGAGAACCTTTTAAAATTAATCGCGGAACAACATTAGAAACTGTGGAACCAAAACTAATAAAGAACGACCATTTAGCACCCGTAACGCCTTAA
- a CDS encoding rod shape-determining protein MreD: MNSSVISQIFKFLLLVLVQVVILNHINFLGYINPYLYILFIVLYPIKNDRIVFLLLSFLLGILVDIFSDSGGIHAAACVTIAYIRPLVLKWSFGTVYEHQTIKFNNVDFGSKLMYISILTVVHHLILFLLEVFNFSEILLTLQKTLFSSIFTILLCIIVTIIFSKRTK; this comes from the coding sequence ATGAACAGTAGCGTTATATCTCAAATATTCAAGTTCCTTTTACTGGTACTAGTACAGGTTGTAATTCTAAATCATATTAATTTTTTGGGATATATAAATCCGTATTTATACATCTTATTTATTGTATTGTATCCTATTAAAAACGACCGTATTGTATTTTTGCTGTTAAGTTTCTTGTTAGGAATATTGGTCGATATTTTTTCTGACTCTGGCGGAATTCATGCTGCAGCTTGTGTAACCATCGCTTATATTCGTCCTTTAGTTTTAAAATGGTCATTTGGTACTGTTTACGAACACCAAACCATTAAATTTAACAATGTCGATTTTGGCTCTAAACTTATGTATATAAGTATACTAACCGTGGTACATCACCTCATCCTATTTCTTTTAGAAGTATTTAACTTTTCCGAAATACTTTTAACGCTTCAAAAAACGTTATTTTCTAGTATCTTTACCATTCTTCTGTGTATTATAGTTACTATTATTTTTAGCAAGCGCACTAAATGA